A single window of Methylacidimicrobium sp. AP8 DNA harbors:
- a CDS encoding DUF72 domain-containing protein: protein MVLILVGTASWTDPTLLRSGWYPAEARDAASRLRYYAAHFPLVEIDATYYALPRPENARRWAERTPAGFVFDCKVFRLFTRHLTPADALPPDLRPRAAGRSEEPVYYRDLPAEAREELWRRFREGLGPLQAAGKLGVVLLQFPPWFTRRPENVEHLLECSRRLEGFRIAVEFRHASWFAGGRAEETLRWEAEQGWIPVVVDEPQGTRASVPAIWEVPPCEIAVVRLHGRNRETWTARNLPSAAERFRYLYGEEELRQLVRKVRSLRATQVHVLFNNCYRDYGVRNAARFQELLAGSGS, encoded by the coding sequence ATGGTGTTGATTCTGGTCGGAACCGCTTCGTGGACCGATCCCACCCTGCTCCGCTCGGGCTGGTATCCGGCGGAAGCCCGGGATGCGGCCTCGCGGCTGCGCTACTACGCCGCCCACTTTCCGCTGGTCGAGATCGACGCGACCTACTACGCGCTGCCTCGGCCGGAAAACGCCCGGCGGTGGGCGGAGAGGACGCCGGCCGGCTTCGTTTTCGACTGCAAGGTCTTCCGCCTCTTCACCCGCCATCTCACACCGGCGGATGCCCTCCCCCCCGACCTGCGGCCGCGGGCGGCCGGCCGGTCCGAGGAGCCGGTCTACTACCGAGATTTGCCCGCGGAGGCCCGGGAGGAGCTCTGGCGGCGGTTCCGCGAGGGCCTCGGCCCGCTCCAGGCGGCCGGGAAGCTGGGGGTGGTTCTCCTCCAGTTTCCTCCCTGGTTCACCCGCCGGCCGGAGAATGTCGAGCACCTGCTCGAGTGCTCGCGGAGGCTCGAGGGGTTCCGGATCGCCGTCGAGTTCCGCCACGCGAGCTGGTTTGCCGGCGGGCGGGCCGAGGAGACACTCCGGTGGGAGGCCGAGCAGGGGTGGATTCCGGTGGTCGTCGACGAGCCGCAGGGGACGCGCGCGAGCGTTCCGGCGATCTGGGAGGTTCCGCCCTGCGAAATCGCCGTGGTCCGGCTCCACGGGCGGAACCGGGAGACCTGGACGGCCCGGAATCTCCCCTCGGCCGCCGAGCGCTTCCGGTATCTCTACGGCGAGGAGGAGCTGCGCCAGCTGGTGCGCAAGGTCCGGTCGCTGCGCGCGACGCAGGTCCACGTGCTCTTCAACAACTGCTACCGGGACTACGGGGTGCGCAACGCCGCCCGCTTCCAGGAGCTCCTCGCGGGCAGCGGATCATGA
- a CDS encoding NAD-dependent epimerase/dehydratase family protein, with protein MKVLITGCAGFLGFSLARRLLSLGEEVIGVDNLNPYYSVALKEARVRLLAEAASFRFERLDLREPEPIGALLARERPEAVVHFAAQAGVRYSLREPTAYVADNVLGSVHLLEAARRLSPLPHFLYASSSSVYGLSGALPFTVRDPASHPASVYAATKRAAELLAHSYSHLYRLPATGLRFFTVYGPWGRPDMAYFSFTRAILRGEPITVFGQGELRRDFTYVDDVVEAVARLLPRPASPDPGWDPARPDPSRSSAPYRLFNVGNRTPLSVRELVAAIERASGRRAVLRFAPPPPGDVAATAADTTELEQEAGFTPRTPLAVGIERFVAWYREVAAHLPDA; from the coding sequence ATGAAGGTCCTGATCACCGGCTGCGCGGGCTTCCTCGGGTTCTCGCTCGCCCGCCGGCTCCTGTCGCTGGGCGAGGAGGTGATCGGCGTCGACAACCTCAACCCCTATTATTCGGTGGCCCTCAAGGAGGCGCGGGTGCGGCTGCTGGCGGAAGCCGCCTCGTTCCGCTTCGAGCGGCTCGACCTGCGCGAGCCGGAACCGATCGGCGCGCTGCTGGCCCGGGAGCGGCCGGAGGCGGTCGTCCACTTCGCGGCCCAGGCCGGGGTCCGCTACAGCCTCCGCGAGCCGACTGCCTACGTGGCGGACAACGTCCTGGGCAGCGTACACCTGCTCGAGGCGGCCCGGCGGCTCTCCCCCCTGCCGCACTTTCTCTATGCGAGCTCGAGCTCGGTCTACGGGCTGAGCGGGGCCCTCCCCTTCACCGTCCGGGACCCCGCCTCCCATCCCGCCAGCGTCTACGCGGCTACCAAGCGGGCGGCCGAGCTGCTCGCGCACTCCTACAGCCACCTCTACCGGCTGCCCGCGACCGGCCTCCGCTTCTTCACGGTCTACGGCCCGTGGGGCCGGCCCGACATGGCCTACTTCTCCTTCACGCGGGCGATCCTGCGCGGGGAGCCGATCACGGTCTTCGGACAAGGGGAGCTGCGGCGGGACTTCACCTACGTCGACGATGTGGTCGAGGCGGTGGCGCGGCTCCTCCCCCGGCCGGCTTCCCCCGACCCCGGCTGGGATCCGGCCCGTCCGGACCCTTCGCGGAGCTCCGCACCCTACCGGCTTTTCAACGTGGGCAACCGGACCCCGCTCTCCGTCCGCGAGCTGGTGGCGGCGATCGAGCGGGCCTCCGGCCGGCGGGCGGTACTCCGCTTTGCCCCGCCGCCGCCGGGCGACGTGGCCGCGACGGCCGCGGACACGACCGAGCTCGAGCAGGAGGCGGGGTTCACCCCCCGCACGCCGCTCGCCGTAGGGATCGAGAGGTTCGTCGCCTGGTACCGGGAGGTCGCGGCGCACCTCCCGGACGCGTAA
- a CDS encoding menaquinone biosynthesis decarboxylase, whose protein sequence is MACESSAEFVRLLEKEGELVRIAEPVKTDLEITALADREMKSPGGGYALLVEKPVLPDGSVSPFPVLINAFGSERRMALVLGRPVEEIVGEIRALLQVEPPRSFREGWQLLQKGLALAQSRPVRVENGPCRERVVRMGPSAEIDLLRLPVLRSWPKDGGPFITLPQVFTRDPETGKRNVGMYRMQVFDGTTTGMHWQIHKVGARHGKGYWARGERMPVAVCLGGDPILTFAATAPLPDGVDELLFAGFLRRKGIPLVRCETVDLEVPATADFVLEGYVQPPELRPEGPFGDHTGFYTPVDSYPVFHLTCLSHRKDAIYPATIVGKPPMEDFYLGTASVRLLFPVLQATFPEIVDLALPPEGVFHNLAFVSIRKQYPYQAYKVMHGLWGMGQMMFTKILVVVDAEVNVHDTSDVLFHLCANVDPERDFLFTRGPCDSLDHAQATPNVGSHVGIDATRKLPAEGYPRPWPEEAALPEDLRREIYARFPRKERAARP, encoded by the coding sequence AATCACGGCGCTGGCCGACCGGGAGATGAAGTCGCCGGGGGGAGGGTACGCCCTCCTGGTGGAAAAGCCGGTGCTCCCGGACGGGTCGGTTTCGCCCTTTCCGGTGCTGATCAACGCGTTCGGCTCCGAGCGCCGGATGGCGCTCGTCCTGGGAAGGCCCGTGGAGGAGATCGTCGGGGAGATCCGCGCGCTGCTCCAGGTGGAGCCGCCCCGCTCGTTCCGGGAGGGGTGGCAGCTCCTGCAAAAAGGGCTTGCGCTCGCGCAGAGCCGTCCGGTCCGTGTCGAGAACGGGCCCTGCCGGGAGCGGGTCGTGCGGATGGGGCCCTCGGCCGAGATCGACCTGCTCCGCCTTCCAGTGCTCCGCTCCTGGCCGAAGGACGGAGGCCCCTTCATCACGCTGCCGCAGGTCTTTACGCGGGACCCGGAGACGGGGAAGCGCAACGTCGGCATGTACCGGATGCAGGTCTTTGACGGCACGACCACCGGGATGCACTGGCAGATCCACAAGGTGGGGGCCCGGCACGGAAAAGGCTACTGGGCGCGGGGGGAGCGGATGCCGGTCGCCGTCTGCCTGGGCGGCGACCCGATCCTGACCTTCGCGGCTACCGCCCCCCTTCCCGACGGGGTCGACGAGCTGCTCTTCGCCGGCTTCCTGCGGAGGAAGGGGATCCCGCTGGTCCGCTGCGAGACGGTCGACCTCGAGGTCCCCGCCACGGCCGACTTCGTGCTCGAAGGCTACGTGCAGCCTCCGGAGCTCCGCCCCGAGGGGCCGTTCGGGGATCACACCGGGTTCTATACGCCGGTCGATTCCTACCCGGTCTTCCACCTGACCTGCCTCAGCCACCGGAAGGACGCCATCTATCCGGCGACAATTGTGGGGAAGCCTCCGATGGAGGATTTCTACCTGGGAACGGCGAGCGTCCGCCTCCTCTTCCCGGTGCTGCAGGCGACCTTCCCCGAGATCGTTGACTTGGCGCTGCCCCCGGAAGGGGTCTTCCACAACCTCGCCTTCGTGAGCATCCGCAAGCAGTATCCCTACCAGGCCTACAAGGTGATGCACGGCCTCTGGGGGATGGGGCAGATGATGTTCACCAAGATCCTAGTCGTGGTCGACGCGGAGGTGAACGTCCACGACACCTCGGACGTGCTCTTCCATCTCTGCGCCAACGTCGATCCGGAGCGGGACTTTCTCTTCACCCGCGGGCCCTGCGACAGCCTCGACCACGCGCAGGCGACTCCGAACGTCGGCAGCCATGTGGGGATCGACGCGACGCGGAAGCTGCCCGCCGAGGGCTATCCGCGGCCCTGGCCGGAAGAGGCGGCGCTGCCCGAAGATCTCCGCCGGGAGATTTACGCCCGGTTCCCCCGGAAGGAGCGGGCGGCCCGGCCATGA